From a single Hypomesus transpacificus isolate Combined female chromosome 14, fHypTra1, whole genome shotgun sequence genomic region:
- the snupn gene encoding snurportin-1 isoform X1 has translation MDDLAQALSSSFAISKEPNSTAAPHPRLAQYKSKYSVLEQSERRRRFLDLQKKKRFNYVNHARHLADGDWTGADDDTEEMVETKGEDEKQVEDDVPEMEIEQGVKLPKYYANQLMLSEWLVDVPVDLDTDWLMVVCPVGKRSLIVASKGSTAAYTKSGYCVTRFPSLLPGGNRHNSAMGKDYTILDCIYNEVDRTYYILDVMCWRGHPVYDCPTEFRFFWLKSKVEETSGLSDISKRNPFRFVSLPSIGCSLESIQQSLVSEYSFTVDGLLFYHGQTHYTPGSTPLVGWLRPYMVADILGIKVSDGPLTTKPVYAREQLQQIREHKKTSTEVRPGDTNGRYELEHLSTPNQEKTDSSACIAESPETEACMER, from the exons ATGGACGACCTTGCCCAAGCACTCTCATCCAGTTTCGCCATCTCCAAGGAACCGAACAGCACTGCAGCGCCCCATCCACGGCTAGCCCAGTACAAGAGCAAGTACAGCGTTCTAGAGCAGAGTGAACGACGACGACGCTTTTTAGATCTGCAGAAAAA GAAAAGGTTTAACTATGTCAACCATGCCCGTCATCTTGCTGACGGGGACTGGACTGGAGCAGATGACGACACTGAAGAAATGGTGGAGACTaagggggaggatgagaagcAGGTGGAGGATGATGTCCCAGAAATGGAGATTGAACAAGGGGTCAAGCTGCCAAAGTACTATGCCAACCAG CTCATGCTATCTGAATGGCTTGTTGACGTACCAGTGGATCTGGACACTGATTGGCTCATGGTGGTCTGTCCAGTAGGGAAGAGATCTCTCATTGTCGCCTCAAAG GGGTCTACTGCAGCGTACACTAAAAGTGGCTACTGTGTCACCCGCTTTCCATCTTTACTGCCTGGAGGGAACAGACACAATTCAGCCATGGGAAAAG ATTACACTATCTTGGACTGCATTTACAATGAGGTGGACAGAACCTACTACATACTTGATGTAATGTGTTGGAGGGGTCACCCAGTCTATGATTGCCCG ACTGAGTTTAGATTCTTTTGGCTAAAGTCCAAAGTCGAAGAGACCAGCGGCCTCTCTGACATCAGCAAACGCAACCCT TTTCGGTTTGTGAGTCTTCCAAGCATTGGCTGCTCACTGGAATCCATCCAACAATCACTGGTATCTGAGTACAGCTTTACT GTGGATGGACTCCTGTTCTACCATGGTCAGACCCACTACACACCCGGCAGCACCCCTCTGGTGGGATGGCTCCGGCCCTACATGGTGGCCGACATTCTGGGAATCAAGGTCTCCGATGGGCCCCTCACCACCAAGCCTGTATACGCAAGGGAACAGCTTCAGCAGATACGTGAGCACAAGAAAACCTCGACTGAAGTCAGGCCAGGTGACACAAATGGCCGCTATGAACTTGAGCACCTGTCCACTCCAAACCAGGAGAAAACAGACAGCAGTGCATGTATAGCTGAAAGCCCAGAGACGGAGGCTTGCATGGAGAGGTGA
- the snupn gene encoding snurportin-1 isoform X2, translating to MDDLAQALSSSFAISKEPNSTAAPHPRLAQYKSKYSVLEQSERRRRFLDLQKKKRFNYVNHARHLADGDWTGADDDTEEMVETKGEDEKQVEDDVPEMEIEQGVKLPKYYANQLMLSEWLVDVPVDLDTDWLMVVCPVGKRSLIVASKGSTAAYTKSGYCVTRFPSLLPGGNRHNSAMGKDYTILDCIYNEVDRTYYILDVMCWRGHPVYDCPTEFRFFWLKSKVEETSGLSDISKRNPFRFVSLPSIGCSLESIQQSLVSEYSFTVDGLLFYHGQTHYTPGSTPLVGWLRPYMVADILGIKVSDGPLTTKPVYAREQLQQIREHKKTSTEVRPGDTNGRYELEHLSTPNQEKTDSSACIAESPETEACMER from the exons ATGGACGACCTTGCCCAAGCACTCTCATCCAGTTTCGCCATCTCCAAGGAACCGAACAGCACTGCAGCGCCCCATCCACGGCTAGCCCAGTACAAGAGCAAGTACAGCGTTCTAGAGCAGAGTGAACGACGACGACGCTTTTTAGATCTGCAGAAAAA GAAAAGGTTTAACTATGTCAACCATGCCCGTCATCTTGCTGACGGGGACTGGACTGGAGCAGATGACGACACTGAAGAAATGGTGGAGACTaagggggaggatgagaagcAGGTGGAGGATGATGTCCCAGAAATGGAGATTGAACAAGGGGTCAAGCTGCCAAAGTACTATGCCAACCAG CTCATGCTATCTGAATGGCTTGTTGACGTACCAGTGGATCTGGACACTGATTGGCTCATGGTGGTCTGTCCAGTAGGGAAGAGATCTCTCATTGTCGCCTCAAAG GGGTCTACTGCAGCGTACACTAAAAGTGGCTACTGTGTCACCCGCTTTCCATCTTTACTGCCTGGAGGGAACAGACACAATTCAGCCATGGGAAAAG ATTACACTATCTTGGACTGCATTTACAATGAGGTGGACAGAACCTACTACATACTTGATGTAATGTGTTGGAGGGGTCACCCAGTCTATGATTGCCCG ACTGAGTTTAGATTCTTTTGGCTAAAGTCCAAAGTCGAAGAGACCAGCGGCCTCTCTGACATCAGCAAACGCAACCCT TTTCGGTTTGTGAGTCTTCCAAGCATTGGCTGCTCACTGGAATCCATCCAACAATCACTGGTATCTGAGTACAGCTTTACT GTGGATGGACTCCTGTTCTACCATGGTCAGACCCACTACACACCCGGCAGCACCCCTCTGGTGGGATGGCTCCGGCCCTACATGGTGGCCGACATTCTGGGAATCAAGGTCTCCGATGGGCCCCTCACCACCAAGCCTGTATACGCAAGGGAACAGCTTCAGCAGATACGTGAGCACAAGAAAACCTCGACTGAAGTCAGGCCAGGTGACACAAATGGCCGCTATGAACTTGAGCACCTGTCCACTCCAAACCAGGAGAAAACAGACAGCAGTGCATGTATAGCTGAAAGCCCAGAGACGGAGGCTTGCATGGAGAG GTAG
- the ptpn9a gene encoding tyrosine-protein phosphatase non-receptor type 9: MATSLSTEEEQATKQFLEEITKWTTQHGVSPLSWDLAVKFLMARKFDVLRAIELFHNYRETRLKEGIVRLQPQEEPLRSELLSGKFTVLSVRDPSGASIALYTAKLHHPNKTGNHVVLQALFYILDRAVESFETQRNGLVFIYDMAGSNYTNFELDLSKKILNLLKGAFPARLKKVLIVGAPVWFRVPYNLLSLLLKDKLRERVQMVKMSDLRQYLPRDCLPEHLGGLLPLDAPGWNQQLLAGQNGHVDPVDELVGIPLEKSSVHIPGPEAMSLEDLRAHLGRLQRPGVHHEYEELRTEAPSGTFNCALTSYNQERNRYGDVLCLDQTRVRLKARRNERSDYINASFMDGYKQKNAYIGTQGPLEKTYGDFWRMVWEQNVLVIVMTTRTDEGGRKKCGQYWPIEEGGQEVYGHIAVVNQKVDSHAHYNQTTLELHNTETCEERRVDHFQYLSWPDYGVPSSAVTLIDFLLAVKLQQSKAVRTMGAQWTGPPLGSPMVVHCSAGIGRTGTFCALDICLSQLQDVGTLNVKQTVRLMRTQRAFSIQTPDQYFFCHNAILEHAQRHGLFSANN, encoded by the exons ATGGCAACCAGTCTGTCGACAGAGGAAGAACAG GCTACTAAGCAGTTTCTGGAGGAAATTACCAAGTGGACCACTCAGCATGGAGTATCCCCTCTGTCTTGGGACCTGGCTGTAAAGTTCCTCATGGCACGCAAGTTTGATGTCCTCCGAGCCATTGAGCTCTTCCATAATTACAGG GAGACACGACTGAAAGAAGGCATTGTCAGACTGCAGCCCCAGGAAGAACCCCTGCGCTCCGAGTTACTCAGTGGCAAATTCACAGTGCTG AGTGTGCGAGACCCATCTGGTGCCTCCATAGCCCTGTACACTGCCAAGCTCCACCACCCCAATAAAACTGGGAACCACGTGGTCCTGCAAGCTCTCTTTTACATCCTGGACCGAGCAGTAGAGAG CTTTGAGACTCAAAGAAATGGCCTAGTGTTCATTTACGACATGGCAGGATCCAACTACACCAACTTTGAGCTTGACCTCAGCAAGAAGATCCTCAATTTACTGAAG GGTGCCTTCCCTGCCAGGCTGAAGAAAGTATTGATTGTGGGTGCCCCCGTGTGGTTCCGAGTCCCCTACAACCTGCTGAGTCTGCTGCTTAAGGACAAACTGAGGGAGAGG GTTCAGATGGTAAAGATGTCTGATCTCCGCCAGTACCTCCCGAGGGACTGCCTCCCAGAGCACCTGGGGGGGCTGCTGCCTCTGGACGCCCCCGGCTGGAACCAGCAGCTTCTGGCCGGCCAGAACGGACACGTGGACCCCGTGGACGAACTCGTTGGCATTCCTCTGGAGAAGTCGTCCGTTCACATTCCAGGGCCCGAGGCCATGAGTCTGGAGGATCTCCGGGCCCACCTGGGCAGGCTGCAGCGCCCGGGGGTCCACCATGAGTACGAGGAGCTCCGCACGGAAGCACCATCCGGAACCTTCAACTGTGCCCT AACTTCATACAACCAGGAGAGGAATCGTTATGGAGATGTTCTGTGTCTTGATCAAACGAGAGTTCGCCTTAAAGCCAGAAGAAATGAG AGATCAGACTACATCAATGCCAGCTTCATGGATGGCTACAAACAGAAGAATGCATACATTGGCACTCAAG GTCCCTTGGAAAAGACGTATGGTGATTTCTGGAGGATGGTTTGGGAGCAAAATGTGCTTGTTATCGTTATGACAACAAG GACAGACGAAGGTGGCCGAAAGAAGTGTGGCCAGTATTGGCCTATAGAGGAGGGTGGCCAGGAGGTCTACGGTCACATTGCTGTGGTCAACCAGAAAGTGGACAGCCACGCTCATTACAATCAGACCACTTTGGAATTACACAACACCGAG ACCTGTGAGGAAAGACGGGTGGACCACTTCCAGTACCTGAGCTGGCCGGACTATGGAGTTCCTTCTTCAGCCGTGACACTCATTGACTTCCTGTTGGCCGTGAAGCTCCAGCAGAGCAAAGCAGTCCGGACCATGGGAGCTCAGTGGACGGGCCCCCCTCTCGGGTCCCCCATGGTGGTCCACTGCAGCGCGGGGATCggcaggacag GTACATTCTGTGCTCTGGACATTTGTCTGTCCCAGCTACAGGACGTGGGCACTCTGAATGTGAAACAGACTGTCCGGCTCATGAGAACACAAAGAGCCTTCAGTATCCAGACTCCAGACCAGTACTTCTTCTGCCACAACGCCATTTTGGAGCACGCCCAGAGGCACGGCTTGTTTTCAGCCAACAATTGA